Genomic DNA from Filimonas effusa:
TGACCCTTACTCCTGAGAACGTCGAGATTTACAGGAGGGTGATCAATACTTACGAACATAATACACTGGAAGAAAACAACGGCCAGTATATCATTAATGGTGTTGCTACTAATAAATATACCTTCAAATACAACTATTACTGGATGATGGGAGATAACCGCCACCGCAGCCAGGATAGCCGTTTCTGGGGTTTTGTTCCGGAAACACATATCGTAGGTAAAGCATCTCTTATATGGTTTAGTTGGAAGAATGGACCGCGTTGGAGCCGTCTCTTTAGAAGCATTAAATAGAAATAGCGGGGCTAAGCCCTTGTTTATAATTAAATAATGTACCTTTAAAAATCCTCATAGCAACCCGCTGTGGGGATTTTTTAGCGCAATAACCGCCGGAATATCACACATGAATAAGCAGCTTGTTTTTGAATTCGAAGAATACAATAGCATCAGTGAACTTAACACCGATGACGCGCAGTTGCTGCAACAGGCCCGCGAAGCTACGGGTACGGCATATGCACCCTATTCCAATTTCAGAGTGGCTGCCGCCGCCTTGCTCGAAAATGGTAAGGTGCTTACCGCTACCAACCAGGAAAATGCGAGCTATCCCGCAGGTATCTGTGCCGAACGCGCATTACTTGCTACAGTTGGCGCCCTTTTCCCGGGTATGCCTATCATAACAATGGCCATCAGTTACCATAACGTCAACAATGGGAGCAGTGATCAGCCTGTTTCTCCATGCGGTATCTGCCGCCAGACGCTCATGGAATATGAAGGCCGGACGCATAAACCTATTCGTATTGTTCTAAGCGGAATGGAAGGAAAAGTGTACCTGGTAAAAGAAGCCAATATGCTGCTCCCTCTGGGTTTTACAAGTAAAGATCTCTAAAATAAGGTCTGAACACCATGAGCGATCTTGTTCTCATGGTCCAATAGCCATTTTTTGCGCCAGAGACCACCGGCATACCCAACCAGCGAACGGTTGGAACCTACAACACGGTGGCAGGGAACAATAATGGCTATTTTGTTTTTGCCATTCGTGCTTGCCGCAGCCCTTATCACCTGCGGATCGCCCAGCTTTTTGGCGAGTTCCTGGTAACTGATGGTCTTACCAAATTTAATAGACAGCAGCTCACCCCATACCCGCTGCTGAAACTCAGTCCCTTCCTGGTGAACAGGAAGCGTGAATTGCCGCCGCGCTCCATGAAAAAATTCGATCAGCTCCTCCGTACACTGGTGAATAACGTCAGGTATTCCAGGCTCTCCATGAGTTACCTGGTCCTGATTGTCAATAAAGCTCACCTCTGAAATATACTGTTCTGTCCCGCCTATTTTTAACAGGCCAACAGGACTTTGATAATATGTATAATGCAGTTCGTTCATGGCTAACAGAATATGCCGGGAAACCCGGGAATAGTGTCGTATTTAAAATTACCCTATTTATTCCATTCTCCCAACCTTTCTAAAGTTCCATGCTTACCCTACTCTCAGCCCGTTCCCCGTTGCCTGCCCCGGTTGCAGCAGCACAACATTATTGTTTTCATCATACACGCCCAGCACAAGGCATTCACTGAAAAAATTCGCAATTTGTTTTGGTGGAAAATTAACCACCGCAATCACCTGCTGGCCCATTAATTGCTCCTTACTGTAATGGTGAGTGATTTGAGCGGAAGACTTTTTAATACCCAAAGCGCCGAAATCAATAGCCAGCTGGTAGGCCGGTTTCCGGGCATTCGGGAAATCGTCGACCGATATAATAGTACCCGTTCTCATTTCTACCTTCTCAAAATCGTCCCATGTAATAGCCATATAATGTTTTTACTTTCATTAAAAATAGAAAAATAGTACTTATGAAGCGACATGCAACCGCCATTTGGAATGGCTCAGGTAAAGATGGTCACGGCACCTTAACCACACAAAGCACCACCCTCAACAAAACACAATATTCTTTTAACTCCCGCTTTGCCGAAGGCGTCGGCACCAATCCCGAAGAGCTGATCGCAGCAGCGCATGCCGGTTGTTTTACCATGAAGCTGAGCTTTGTTTTAGGCGAAGCCGGATTCACCCCCGACACGCTTGAAACAACAGCGCACATCACGCTCGACAACGGCGCCATCACCACTTCACACCTGGTATTGAAAGCCAAAGTCCCCGGTATCTCCCGTGAACAGTTCGATGCCTGTGCAGCAGATGCAAAAGAAAATTGCCCCGTAAGTAAACTGCTGAATGCAGAAGTATCGCTCGAAGCAGTGCTGGAATAAAAGCTGAAATGATCCCCTGCCTGGAAGCTCCGGGCAAAAAAAAGGCTTTACTGGTTTTATCAACTTAGTAAAGCCTTCTTTTAAATTGTAAGATCTAATGCCCGCCGTAGACAGGCTGCTCATAATCTTGTTAAAAGCTGATGTGCAGTATCGTTTACACGAGGTAGCTGCGGATAAACCAGGCCCACTTCTCATGCTTTTCCATAAGCCCGGTCACAAAATCAGCATTACCCTTGTCATGATGCTCTTCCAGTTTATCAATATCATTACGAAGCAGGCGGATAAGTGTTTCATGATCGTCCAGCAGGTTCTGAAGCTGCTTTTTCTGATCATTGGTATATTCTCCTTCTTCAAGGCTGGTAACCTGGCTGAAGTCTTTTAAACGACCCTGGGCATAGTGTCCCAGCATACGTATACGTTCTGCCACTTCATCGAATACGTCGTCTAACTCATTGTATAAACGCTCATAAAATTCGTGCATGGCCAGAAAGTTTACACTTTCAATGTTCCAGTGATAATTACGGGTTTTGGTGTACAATACAAACTCGTCTGCCAGAATCCGGCCCAGGATCAGGGATGAACTCTGTTTTTGATCTTCTGTAAGTCCAATATTCGCTTTCATAAGAAAAAATAGGTTTAACGTGAAAATGATTCCTCATAAATCAGGTACAAACAACGCGCCGGAATATCGCCTGCTAATCAAGTAGCATGGAAATATTCATAAGCTCATCGTATTTATATTGCTGGTTAGGTGAGGTAAAACATTTGGCCAGCTCTTCCAGCAATTCCTGTATCACGCTTACATTATTGAGCGGCTCGAAAAAATACGGGGTAGGAGGTATGGAAATGCGCTTGAAATAGTTATCCAGGTCACTATGACTGAATGGATGACCTGTGCTCGCATCTACAAAAAAATGGATCTTCTCCATAGGATTGGCCTTATGAAGCCCCGCGTCGTAGTCATTATGAAAAAATGCCAGTACAAATTGGCGGGGAACGGCAATAGCCCTGACAGGTAATTCCAGCAATTGAGCCAGTATCAGGTATAAAATGCCATTGGAAATACTGTTGCCCTTTTTGCTTTGCAACACCCGGTGTATAAAATAGTCGTCGGGATTGGCATGATTTAATTCCGTTCCCTTCAGGTTGTAATAGTTGTAAAGAATGCTGGAAATAACATTCGCCTGCTCCAGCGGCGTTAAATAGCTGTTTAGCTCAAGCCATACATTGCGCCTGATCTTTTCAATCTCCAGCAGCACAGGCGTCGTCTGCAGATCCGGATACTGAAATTTGGAAACCAGCAGACAACCGAAAAGCAGATCGTGATAAGCACTGTTTTTCCATTCAGTAAAATCATTGATCAGGTCAGTATAATTAAGGCGATGAATCAGCATTTCTATCCGCTCCTGGATATCTTCACTGGGCGAATTCTCCCATAAATGCTCCAGGTTCGGAATAATACCCTTCCCATAGTCCACAATTCGTTGCGACACAGTGGTGAAGACTTCCTCATCGGGGTCGTCAATCAAGGTAAATAATGCTGATATCTCTTTAGTTTCCTGCATAAGCTGCTGACAATCTTCTGCTATTACAAACTAACTCATTTTTTTGTTATAATACTAATAGAATTTATACCACATTGTGAATAAGGGAAGCCGGAAGATGCTGAATGGAAGCGGATATACACAGATTATTGACTAAGGTTGGCGGATGTAAAATGGGTAGTTCCTGCAATACCGCCACATGCTATCCGCCATCTCACCATCTGTTGTCTTCATCTGTCCCCACTGTGTATATCCACGGCAGGAAAAATCATAATATACACATTAGTTCTTTTTACTATGCTTTTGGGTAATATTGAAAGCAAATCCCATCAACAATGAAAAACCAGTTAGTACTGGCGCTCCTGCTATGCGCCTGCGTGTCTGCACAGGCACAGTTCTATAAATCTATATTGCCCTCCCCGGGGTTCACAAATGCACTTCAGAAAATAGTGCTCGATTTCAGACTCGACTACAAGAACATCCAGGGGGAACTATTACTGCAACAAGGGGAGTCCGAAAGTTATTCCTCGCTGGTGAAACTTCCCGGCGCACAGGATTGTGTGATCTACCGGTTCCATTCCGACGACGATTCTACTTCCGGATGGCAGGCCGTCATGTACAGGGGAGATGATTATGACGAAGCTGTAAAAGCCTACAAAAACCTTTTCCGGATGGTTCGGAAAAGTCCCATGACCTGGATCGATCGCAGTGCTGTACACTTTATTGGTGAAATGGAAGAACCTACCGAAAACCTGCGCTTTGCTGTCAGCATTCTCTCCCTTGATGTTAACGACAAGCGCTACGATCGCTTCGTAGCAGAAATAGAATTATCAGGCGCCATGGGCGACTGGTCTGTTAAACTAAACCTGCATAACAAGCGAAGAGATACAGATGGTTAAGAGAAGTTTGTCCGGCCATCGGATCATAACAAAAGATCACAGCAATGTGGTCTTTTTTGTTTTCCGGTATCCCGGTAATTCTGGAAGCGGGCCTGGCACATTAACGGATACTGATTACAATTACAGCCAGCAATAGCAAGGCAAGAAGAATGGCTGCCGGTATCCTGTACCTGTCTATGATCCATTGTCTTTTCCTTGCTTTAAAACGTACTTTGATGGAGGTCTCGGTAGCCGCATGTACAGGCCGTATCGCCGATAACGACTCAACCGTCTCGATCGCTTGTTGATACGACAGCAAAGGCAGGCACGATAACAGTTGTTGTATGATGGCGCTGTTGGTGGCTATATCGTTTGCATGCTGTAATACCGAAAGATGATACGGCGATAACAGTTCTTTTATCTGCAAATGCAGCAGGTCGCGGTCATATAAGAACTGGTTCTGACGGCTTAGCTTTTTCTGCAACTCCAGGCTTTGGGTAAGTATCCAGTCAGGAGTGACCATCCCTGTACGGGCAGCCTTATGCAAACTATAGTAATGCTCGTAATGCCAGGCAGAGCGCCGGCCTTTGTCGGATAGGGTGTGATATGCTTCCTGTATCTCCCGGAAATGTACCGCCGCCAGCGGATCGGCATGGTTCCTGTCAGGATGATAGCGTAACGCCAGCTGACGGAACGCTTTTCTGATCTCCTGTATGGATGCTGCGGGACTTACATTTAATATCTGGTAGTAGTCTTTTGTTGCCATAACACATTCCGGAACTTATGGCGAAGATAGTGCCGTTAAGTTGATATCTTTAAACTCCCATGATATGGAATCCGCTAATAGGGAAGTATGGTAGCTGTATAATGGCCGCCCTGTTGTTTGCTGGTACGCTGCAGGCGCAAGCAAAGTCTTTTTTATTACAGTTCCGTCACAGGGTGGGAACGGCGCCGCTGGTAAAAGACAGTGTTTATGCCAATAGCTTCGCAGAACCTTTCTCGGTTCATAGTTTCAAATATTACATTTCGCATATCCAGGCGCTGGACGCTGCCGGTAAAAAACTGGAAGCATTATCAGGAAAAGTATTCCTTGTCGATCAGTCCGATACTGCCAGCACCAGGATCTCTCTCGCAGCGCTGCCGGCCGGAACGGTAAGTGTACGCTTTTTATTGGGAGTTGATAGCACCTATAATACGGCTGGTGTGCTTACAGGCACGCTGGACCCCTTGAATGGTATGTTCTGGACCTGGAACAGTGGTTATATCATGGCCAAACTGGAAGGGAGATCTCCGGCCTCCAAAGCGCCGGGGAACTATTATACCTATCATGTAGGAGGCTATAAACCCGGACAACAAACCGCCAGGTGGATCACATTGCCTGTAAACAACAGGCAAACGCTGTATGTCGCTGCCAATGTCTTGAAATGGTTCAATGGTAAACATGACATTATGATTGCTGCGCAGCCGGTATGCCATGCGCCCGGCAGTCTTGCCGTTTTATTGGCAGACAATTATGCGGAAATGTTCTCAGTAATAAACGAACCCTGACATGAGAGGAGCGGCAGTGATATTGGTATTGATAATGGCAACAGGAATGGCCAGTAGCTTCATTGCCCGCAATAAGCCGCGTTACGGAACCACACCTATGGCTATGCCCATTCCAAAAGGATGGCCGCAGCCCGTATATAACTTCAGGGAAAATCAGCCCACCAGGGAAGGATTTGAACTGGGACGCCGCCTTTTCTACGATGGCAGGCTCAGCAAAGACGGTAACTTCCCCTGCGCCGGTTGTCACCAGCAGTTTGCGGCATTTGCTACGTTCGACCATAGCTTAAGCCATGGTGTCGATAACCAGCTTACCACGCGTAACGCCCCGGCATTGTTTAACCTGGCATGGCAAAAGGAATTTATGCACGACGGAGGTGTCAACCACCTCGATCTGCAGCCGCTTGCTCCGCTCACCGCTTCCAATGAAATGGGAGAAACCATCAGCAACGTATTGCAGAAACTACGCGCCGATAAACAATATCGCCGCATGTTCAGGGCAGCCTTTGGCGATACGCTGATCAACACACAAAGAATGATGAAGGCGCTCAGCCAGTTTATGCTGATGATGGTGAGCGCTGACAGTAAATATGATAAAGTGAAAAGGGGAGAGGCTGCCTTTACCCTGGCTGAAAACCTCGGCCAGCAGATCTTTAACCGGAAATGTGCTTCCTGCCACCCGCCCCCGTTCTTTACCGACTTCTCCTATCGGAATATTGGCCTGGAACCAGATGGTACACTTGCCGACTCCGGGAGAATGCGTATCACGCTCGATAAAAGGGATGCTTATAAATTCAGGGTTCCTTCATTACGTAATGTGAAAGTCACAGCCCCCTATGGCCATGATGGGCGATTTTTTAGTCTGGCAGATGTATTCAGTCACTACCGGCAACAACATACAACGATGCCCGGCGTCGATAGCCTGGTGAAAAATGGCATCCCGCTTTCGAACTTTGAAATAGGGCAGTTAACTGCTTTCCTGTTCGCGCTTACCGACAGTACCTTGTTATCCGATAAACGTTTCGGGCTGCCGCCGGGAATGAAAGAGGCGCAGTTCCCCGATCCGCAGAACCACTAGCTTTGATAAAATGCCAACAGCTTTTATGCAGGTCCTGCTACATAAAAGCTGCCGACACGTAATATTGGCTATTTCAGCTCCCAGACCAATGCGCTCGCCCCAAGGATGGCGGCGTCCGATTCTCTTAGTTCGCTGAACAATACCTTCACCTTATTCTGGTAGATAGGCAGTAAATGTGCTTCCATTTGTTCTTTGGCAGGTAGCATGATAAGATCACCTGCTTTACAAAGACCACCAAACAGGATGATCGCTTCGGGAGAAGAGAACATCACAAAGTTGGCCAGTGCCTTTCCAAGTAAACCACCGGTAAACCGGTAAACCTCCTGGGCCAGCTCGTCGCCCTTTATGGCACAATCATAAACCAGGCGGCTGTCTATTTCCTCCGGTTTATAGTCGCGGAGAAGGCTGGGCCTGGCAGGATCTTTTTCAAGCAACTCCAGCGTGGTAAAACGTAAACCAGTGGCCGAAGCATATGTTTCCAGTGAACCTTCCGCTCCGGTAGAGTAGTGTTTGCGCCCCCCCGGGATGATGATGGTATGACCAAGTTCACCGGCAAAGCCGTCATGCCCGTACACCACCTGCCCGTTAATGACAATACCGCTGCCTACGCCGGTACCCAGCGTAATAACAATGAAGTCTTTCATGCCGCGGGCGGCGCCATAGGTCATTTCTCCAACGGCAGCAGCATTGGCGTCATTGGTGAGGGCCGCAGGTATACCAAATTTTTCAGAAATAAGATCAGCCAGGGGTACAATGCCCTTCCATAAAAGATTAGGTGCATATTCAATACTGCCCGTATAATAGTTGCCATTGGGTGCGCCTACGCCAATGCCTTTGATAGCGCCAATGCCGCCGGCTTCCTTGATCGCCGGCTGTAAGGCCGCATGCAGCTCTGTTACATAATCAGCTACATCGCTGTGCTGTCTGCTGGAAATAGCGCCTCTGTACAAAATATTTCCTCTGTGATCTACTACGCCAAACACCGTATTGGTGCCGCCTATGTCAATGCCAATCGCTAAGGGTTGAGAACCGGAATTCATGTTGTTATCTGTTTTGTATATTGAATTTTGATGGCCCCTCGGGCTTGCAGTGAAATGCTTTTACCTTCAGGTCCGTAATAATTGTCTTCGTTTACTAATGCCCGCTTTCAATCTGCTTGTCGAAATCCAGCCCCTGGGCTTTTAATACACCCCTGAACTTCAGCGCCAGGAAGGCAAGGAAGGCAAAAGAACCTGCGGCCACAACATACGAGTAATGCATGCCAATAGCCGGCATATCGCCAAGTACGCCCTGGAAAGGAGGTATAATGGCGCCACCCAGGATCATCATGATCAGGAAGGCCGATCCCTGGCTGGTATACTTCCCTAACCCGGCTACCGCCAGCGCAAATACACTTGCCCATATCACAGAACAGCATAACCCGCCCGCGATAAAGGCGTATACCGAAACAATGCCCTTCGAGAATATACCAATAAGCATCGCTGCCATCGCCAGTGTCGATACGGTGAGCAGCGTTTTAACCGGTTTGTCCTGGCAAAAGAAAAACGCTGCTATGATAACAGCTACACAAATCGCATAACCATAAAGGTCATTTACATCACTTCCGCTTAAATGATTCACATAAAGGATAATGGCAAAAGCCACAAAGGGAACGATAATGGTGGCAATGGTTTTCTTGATGCCCGAAAGATTGAATACACTGATGGCGCCGGTCCAGCGGCCAACCATCAGGCTGCCCCAGTAAAGGGAAATATATTTCGAAATGGCGCTTTCGCTGAGCCCGCTCTCCGTTAAATACCCCGGAGTTTTGAGCAGCGCCCCAAAATTGTTGTCGATAGTAACCTCTACACCTACATACACGAAAATGCCCAGCATACCATAAATAAGCTGCGGATACTTCATGGCGCCCCAGCCTTCACTGTTTTTCATAGCCAGGCTATTACTATAGAACAAAATGCCTACCACTATGGCCATCACTGCCAGTAACAACACCAGCTTCGGCACGGCGGTAACATAGCCCAGTATGATCACCAGTATAATAAAACCGGTGAGCAGTAACAGCGAACGCGACGCTTTGGGAGCCCGCTCAAAAGCCTCCTCGTTTTTACCGGAAGGCAGTTTCGATACGGCAAAGATCACCGCAACCAAGGCAAATACACCCGCTACTATCATATAAAGTGTTTTGATAGAGCTTACCGAAGTATTGTCAACGTCAGCATTAATGGTCCCGAATAAAAAGAAACTTACAATAATAGGCCCTACAGTAGTGCCAAACGAATTGACACTGCCGCCAAGGTTCAGTCGCTGCGCCCCGGTGGCCGGATCTCCAAGAAGAATGGCAAAAGGCTGGGCGCAGGTTTGCTGCAGCGAAAACCCAAGGGCGATAACAAATAAGGCAATAAGTATGAAACTGAAATTCCCGAAGGCTACCTGCTCACCCTTCAGTGCCGCTACGATCACTGGTACTTTTTCGTCCGGAAACGTTGCCGCAACTTTATCGCCGTTAGCTGCGGTTGGTTGAAAAGCACTGCTTATATTCGCAAGTATAACACTGTTCGTAAGATAAGTGTCGCCTGCTTCTCCTTTACGAATGATAAGACTATAACCGGTACTGTCTTTCTTTATCGTAACAGCTTTATCGGCAGTAATGATCTTCTGATTCGGATGTAAGCCTTGTATCAGTGCTGTCTTTTGTTCTATAGGTTGCAGGTTCTCATCACTTACGGCCGGGATCATCATCAGGGCGCCGGCTATCGAAATGCACAGCCCCACAATGATGCCCTTTTTATACCCCAGTTTATTCAGCAGGTCGCTGCCGCGGGCTTCTGATAATACATAGAGCAATAACGATCCAATAAAGTAAGCACCGTAAAACGCCGTGCCTATCAGTTGCGATTCAAATTGTGTGAGATTGAAAAACGATTTGCAGAACGGGATGAAAATACTGTTGGAAGCAGCAATAAATCCCCAGAAAAAGAAGACAAGCACCAGCGTGGCTAAAGCTCCGCCGTTTGTCTTTTGATTGGTTGATAGGCTCATGTCTGTTGTTGGTATGATAATTAGACCGTTAATGATGTTATAAAAATAACAGAAAAACTATTGTGAAAATTTTTTCCTGCCCCGGGGAAACTATATTCATTTGATGCTTAACTTGTATGCGTATGGAAATTATTCATGTCAGTGCCGAATGTTATCCTATGGCGAAGGCAGGTGGACTGGGAGATGTGGTAGGGGCTTTGCCAAAATATCAGTGCAAGCTGGGACATTTTAGTAAGGTGGTTATGCCCATGTATCGTACCCGTTTCTTATACCAGAACGAATGGGTCACCGATTTTAAAGGGCGCGCCCAAATGGGCAACTGGTGGTTCGATTATACCGTCATCAGGGAAAAACATGATAAGCTGGGATTCCCGTTATATGTAGTGGATATTAATGGCTTGCTCGATCGCGACAGGATCTATGGATACGCCGACGATACCGAACGCTTTACCGCCTTCCAGATCGCGGTGGTGGACTGGATCAATCACTGGCAGCATAAACCCGATGTCATTCACTGCCACGATTATCACGCCGGGCTCATTCCGTTCATCCTGAAAAATTCCTACTACTATAACCGTTTAGCAGATATCCCCACTGTGATGACCATCCACAACGCACAATACCAGGGCTGGATGGGATGGGATAAAGGAAATCTGCTGCCGGTATGGGACATCACAAAAGGAGGACTGCTGGAATGGGGTGGCGTTATCAACCCGCTGGCGGCTGGCATAAAAAATGCATGGAAGGTTACCACCGTAAGCTGGAGCTACCTCGAAGAACTTAGGTATAACTCAAACGGACTGGAAGCGCTGTTCGAATACGAGAAAGGAAAATGTGTGGGAGTGCTCAACGGTATCGATAACGAAGTATGGGACCCCATGAACGATCCCTTTATCGAGGTCCAGTACGATATCGACGACGTGGAAGAAGGCAAACGCGATAATAAAACCAGGATCTGCCGCGAATTCGGACTCGACCCGCAATATCCGCTGATCGCATTCATTGGAAGACTGGTAGGCGAAAAGGCGGCAGATATTTTGCCTGATGCAATTGTTAGTTCTTTGTATGGCCTCGAAGGAAAGGTGAACTTCCTGGTACTGGGTAGCGGTGAACCGCATATCGAATGGCAACTGAGCCAGATGAAACCCCATTTCCCAGGGAACTATAACGTCGAGATCGGGTATAACGAAGCATTAAGTCACCAGTTATATGCAGGAGCAGACTTTCTGCTGATGCCAAGCAGGGTAGAACCCTGCGGGCTCAACCAGATGTACTCCATGAGATACGGAACAGTGCCCATGGTGCGTAGCACCGGAGGGCTGAAAGATACAGTTACCGATATGGGCGATGAAGGCGGATGGGGTATTCGCTTTAATAACGCCACCGTAGGCGATGTGGTATATTCAGTTAACAGGGCATTGGAATTGTTTGGAAATACAGAAAGGCTTAATAACATGCGCCGGCATATGATGCAGATCGATCATAGCTGGGAGCATTCGGTA
This window encodes:
- a CDS encoding cytidine deaminase, encoding MNKQLVFEFEEYNSISELNTDDAQLLQQAREATGTAYAPYSNFRVAAAALLENGKVLTATNQENASYPAGICAERALLATVGALFPGMPIITMAISYHNVNNGSSDQPVSPCGICRQTLMEYEGRTHKPIRIVLSGMEGKVYLVKEANMLLPLGFTSKDL
- a CDS encoding methylated-DNA--[protein]-cysteine S-methyltransferase encodes the protein MNELHYTYYQSPVGLLKIGGTEQYISEVSFIDNQDQVTHGEPGIPDVIHQCTEELIEFFHGARRQFTLPVHQEGTEFQQRVWGELLSIKFGKTISYQELAKKLGDPQVIRAAASTNGKNKIAIIVPCHRVVGSNRSLVGYAGGLWRKKWLLDHENKIAHGVQTLF
- a CDS encoding tRNA-binding protein encodes the protein MAITWDDFEKVEMRTGTIISVDDFPNARKPAYQLAIDFGALGIKKSSAQITHHYSKEQLMGQQVIAVVNFPPKQIANFFSECLVLGVYDENNNVVLLQPGQATGNGLRVG
- a CDS encoding OsmC family protein; its protein translation is MKRHATAIWNGSGKDGHGTLTTQSTTLNKTQYSFNSRFAEGVGTNPEELIAAAHAGCFTMKLSFVLGEAGFTPDTLETTAHITLDNGAITTSHLVLKAKVPGISREQFDACAADAKENCPVSKLLNAEVSLEAVLE
- a CDS encoding Dps family protein; its protein translation is MKANIGLTEDQKQSSSLILGRILADEFVLYTKTRNYHWNIESVNFLAMHEFYERLYNELDDVFDEVAERIRMLGHYAQGRLKDFSQVTSLEEGEYTNDQKKQLQNLLDDHETLIRLLRNDIDKLEEHHDKGNADFVTGLMEKHEKWAWFIRSYLV
- a CDS encoding transglutaminase-like domain-containing protein, which codes for MQETKEISALFTLIDDPDEEVFTTVSQRIVDYGKGIIPNLEHLWENSPSEDIQERIEMLIHRLNYTDLINDFTEWKNSAYHDLLFGCLLVSKFQYPDLQTTPVLLEIEKIRRNVWLELNSYLTPLEQANVISSILYNYYNLKGTELNHANPDDYFIHRVLQSKKGNSISNGILYLILAQLLELPVRAIAVPRQFVLAFFHNDYDAGLHKANPMEKIHFFVDASTGHPFSHSDLDNYFKRISIPPTPYFFEPLNNVSVIQELLEELAKCFTSPNQQYKYDELMNISMLLD
- a CDS encoding J domain-containing protein, which codes for MATKDYYQILNVSPAASIQEIRKAFRQLALRYHPDRNHADPLAAVHFREIQEAYHTLSDKGRRSAWHYEHYYSLHKAARTGMVTPDWILTQSLELQKKLSRQNQFLYDRDLLHLQIKELLSPYHLSVLQHANDIATNSAIIQQLLSCLPLLSYQQAIETVESLSAIRPVHAATETSIKVRFKARKRQWIIDRYRIPAAILLALLLLAVIVISIR
- a CDS encoding MbnP family protein; the encoded protein is MIWNPLIGKYGSCIMAALLFAGTLQAQAKSFLLQFRHRVGTAPLVKDSVYANSFAEPFSVHSFKYYISHIQALDAAGKKLEALSGKVFLVDQSDTASTRISLAALPAGTVSVRFLLGVDSTYNTAGVLTGTLDPLNGMFWTWNSGYIMAKLEGRSPASKAPGNYYTYHVGGYKPGQQTARWITLPVNNRQTLYVAANVLKWFNGKHDIMIAAQPVCHAPGSLAVLLADNYAEMFSVINEP
- a CDS encoding cytochrome-c peroxidase, with product MRGAAVILVLIMATGMASSFIARNKPRYGTTPMAMPIPKGWPQPVYNFRENQPTREGFELGRRLFYDGRLSKDGNFPCAGCHQQFAAFATFDHSLSHGVDNQLTTRNAPALFNLAWQKEFMHDGGVNHLDLQPLAPLTASNEMGETISNVLQKLRADKQYRRMFRAAFGDTLINTQRMMKALSQFMLMMVSADSKYDKVKRGEAAFTLAENLGQQIFNRKCASCHPPPFFTDFSYRNIGLEPDGTLADSGRMRITLDKRDAYKFRVPSLRNVKVTAPYGHDGRFFSLADVFSHYRQQHTTMPGVDSLVKNGIPLSNFEIGQLTAFLFALTDSTLLSDKRFGLPPGMKEAQFPDPQNH
- a CDS encoding ROK family protein, whose amino-acid sequence is MNSGSQPLAIGIDIGGTNTVFGVVDHRGNILYRGAISSRQHSDVADYVTELHAALQPAIKEAGGIGAIKGIGVGAPNGNYYTGSIEYAPNLLWKGIVPLADLISEKFGIPAALTNDANAAAVGEMTYGAARGMKDFIVITLGTGVGSGIVINGQVVYGHDGFAGELGHTIIIPGGRKHYSTGAEGSLETYASATGLRFTTLELLEKDPARPSLLRDYKPEEIDSRLVYDCAIKGDELAQEVYRFTGGLLGKALANFVMFSSPEAIILFGGLCKAGDLIMLPAKEQMEAHLLPIYQNKVKVLFSELRESDAAILGASALVWELK
- a CDS encoding MFS transporter, translating into MSLSTNQKTNGGALATLVLVFFFWGFIAASNSIFIPFCKSFFNLTQFESQLIGTAFYGAYFIGSLLLYVLSEARGSDLLNKLGYKKGIIVGLCISIAGALMMIPAVSDENLQPIEQKTALIQGLHPNQKIITADKAVTIKKDSTGYSLIIRKGEAGDTYLTNSVILANISSAFQPTAANGDKVAATFPDEKVPVIVAALKGEQVAFGNFSFILIALFVIALGFSLQQTCAQPFAILLGDPATGAQRLNLGGSVNSFGTTVGPIIVSFFLFGTINADVDNTSVSSIKTLYMIVAGVFALVAVIFAVSKLPSGKNEEAFERAPKASRSLLLLTGFIILVIILGYVTAVPKLVLLLAVMAIVVGILFYSNSLAMKNSEGWGAMKYPQLIYGMLGIFVYVGVEVTIDNNFGALLKTPGYLTESGLSESAISKYISLYWGSLMVGRWTGAISVFNLSGIKKTIATIIVPFVAFAIILYVNHLSGSDVNDLYGYAICVAVIIAAFFFCQDKPVKTLLTVSTLAMAAMLIGIFSKGIVSVYAFIAGGLCCSVIWASVFALAVAGLGKYTSQGSAFLIMMILGGAIIPPFQGVLGDMPAIGMHYSYVVAAGSFAFLAFLALKFRGVLKAQGLDFDKQIESGH
- a CDS encoding glycogen synthase, with the translated sequence MEIIHVSAECYPMAKAGGLGDVVGALPKYQCKLGHFSKVVMPMYRTRFLYQNEWVTDFKGRAQMGNWWFDYTVIREKHDKLGFPLYVVDINGLLDRDRIYGYADDTERFTAFQIAVVDWINHWQHKPDVIHCHDYHAGLIPFILKNSYYYNRLADIPTVMTIHNAQYQGWMGWDKGNLLPVWDITKGGLLEWGGVINPLAAGIKNAWKVTTVSWSYLEELRYNSNGLEALFEYEKGKCVGVLNGIDNEVWDPMNDPFIEVQYDIDDVEEGKRDNKTRICREFGLDPQYPLIAFIGRLVGEKAADILPDAIVSSLYGLEGKVNFLVLGSGEPHIEWQLSQMKPHFPGNYNVEIGYNEALSHQLYAGADFLLMPSRVEPCGLNQMYSMRYGTVPMVRSTGGLKDTVTDMGDEGGWGIRFNNATVGDVVYSVNRALELFGNTERLNNMRRHMMQIDHSWEHSVQQYIDIYQRLKY